Proteins encoded by one window of Anaeromyxobacter diazotrophicus:
- the fdxA gene encoding ferredoxin FdxA — translation MPYVVAAPCIKCKYTDCVEVCPVDCFYEGPNFLVIHPDECIDCGACEPACPTKAIFPEESLPERWTEYVALNASLSKTWPNITEKKDPLPTADEWKDKEKTRDMLEGG, via the coding sequence ATGCCCTACGTCGTCGCGGCGCCCTGCATCAAGTGCAAGTACACGGACTGTGTCGAGGTCTGCCCCGTCGACTGCTTCTACGAGGGGCCCAACTTCCTCGTCATCCACCCCGACGAGTGCATCGACTGCGGCGCCTGCGAGCCGGCCTGCCCGACCAAGGCCATCTTCCCCGAGGAGAGCCTCCCCGAGCGCTGGACGGAGTACGTCGCCCTCAACGCCTCGCTCTCCAAGACCTGGCCCAACATCACGGAGAAGAAGGACCCGCTCCCCACCGCGGACGAGTGGAAGGACAAGGAGAAGACGCGGGACATGCTCGAGGGCGGGTAG
- a CDS encoding DsrE family protein, whose product MRALVLFLRAPEWEARHHAISLAITAAALGDEVHLALFGGALSAFARGQFGDGAPEAARAARVPPLDATLAEARRDLGVRVVACETALRLAGLDPASAVPPLDAVVSLPALWRLAQQGRALTV is encoded by the coding sequence ATGAGAGCGCTCGTCCTCTTCCTCCGGGCGCCGGAATGGGAGGCGCGGCACCACGCGATCTCGCTCGCCATCACGGCCGCGGCGCTGGGCGACGAGGTGCACCTGGCGCTCTTTGGGGGGGCCCTCTCGGCCTTCGCCCGGGGCCAGTTCGGCGACGGCGCCCCCGAGGCCGCGCGGGCCGCCCGCGTGCCCCCGCTCGACGCCACCCTGGCCGAGGCCCGGCGCGACCTGGGGGTGCGGGTGGTGGCCTGCGAGACCGCCCTCAGGCTGGCCGGCCTCGACCCGGCGAGCGCGGTCCCGCCGCTCGACGCGGTGGTGAGCCTGCCGGCGCTGTGGCGCCTGGCGCAGCAGGGCCGCGCACTGACCGTGTAG
- the larE gene encoding ATP-dependent sacrificial sulfur transferase LarE: MSSLEEVRRASEDKLRQMKSSLSGLGGAVVAFSAGVDSTFVLAVAREVLGDGAVALTAHSPSVPQAEREDARALARRLGARHLEVTSHELDDPRYAANGTDRCFWCKSELYRLCEEAARREQLPAVLDGFNADDRRDHRPGHRAAEEREVRSPLAEAGLTKDEVRAWSEAYGLPTWDKPQMACLASRLPYGTAVTAERLSQVERAEAALRALGLRSFRVRFHGEIGRVEVAADEQEHAFARRAELARAVREAGFKLAVLDLEPFRSGRMNELAGVALPVLG; this comes from the coding sequence ATGTCATCGCTCGAAGAGGTCCGGCGCGCGTCCGAGGACAAGCTGCGCCAGATGAAGTCGTCGCTCTCCGGCCTGGGGGGCGCGGTCGTCGCCTTCTCCGCCGGGGTGGACTCCACGTTCGTGCTGGCCGTCGCCCGCGAGGTCCTGGGCGACGGCGCGGTCGCGCTCACCGCCCACTCGCCCAGCGTGCCCCAGGCCGAGCGCGAGGACGCGCGCGCGCTGGCGCGCCGGCTCGGCGCGCGGCACCTCGAGGTGACGAGCCACGAGCTCGACGACCCGCGCTACGCCGCGAACGGCACCGACCGCTGCTTCTGGTGCAAGAGCGAGCTCTACCGGCTGTGCGAGGAGGCCGCCCGCCGCGAGCAGCTCCCGGCCGTGCTGGACGGCTTCAACGCCGACGATCGCCGCGACCACCGCCCGGGCCACCGCGCCGCCGAGGAGCGGGAGGTGCGCTCGCCGCTGGCGGAGGCGGGGCTCACCAAGGACGAGGTGCGCGCCTGGAGCGAGGCGTACGGGCTGCCGACCTGGGACAAGCCGCAGATGGCCTGCCTCGCCTCGCGCCTGCCCTACGGCACGGCGGTGACGGCGGAGCGGCTCTCGCAGGTGGAGCGCGCGGAGGCGGCGCTGCGCGCGCTCGGCCTCCGCAGCTTCCGCGTCCGCTTCCACGGCGAGATCGGGCGCGTCGAGGTGGCCGCCGACGAGCAGGAGCACGCCTTCGCGCGCCGGGCCGAGCTGGCCCGCGCCGTGCGCGAGGCGGGGTTCAAGCTGGCGGTGCTCGACCTCGAGCCGTTCCGCTCCGGGCGGATGAACGAGCTCGCCGGCGTCGCGCTCCCGGTGCTCGGCTAG
- the tpiA gene encoding triose-phosphate isomerase, with protein MATPRQKFVCGNWKMFKTTGEARELVRALAPLLQGAAGKVQVAVAPPFTALAAAAEALRGTPVELAAQNCHFEPQGAFTGEVSVPMLADLGVKHCIVGHSERRQLFGETDEGVRKKAAALLRAGLLPIVCVGETLQEREAGRTLEVVSRQVRGALEGLAAADVARLTLAYEPVWAIGTGKTATTAQAQEVHAAARQLLRQLFGAAAEEVRIQYGGSVKPDNAAELMAQPDVDGALVGGASLKAPDFSNIVKGALR; from the coding sequence ATGGCGACGCCCCGGCAGAAGTTCGTCTGCGGCAACTGGAAGATGTTCAAGACGACCGGCGAGGCGCGCGAGCTCGTGCGCGCCCTCGCGCCGCTCCTCCAGGGCGCGGCCGGGAAGGTCCAGGTGGCGGTGGCGCCCCCGTTCACCGCGCTCGCCGCGGCCGCGGAGGCGCTGCGCGGGACGCCGGTGGAGCTGGCGGCCCAGAACTGCCACTTCGAGCCGCAGGGCGCCTTCACCGGGGAGGTCTCCGTGCCGATGCTGGCCGACCTCGGGGTGAAGCACTGCATCGTCGGGCACAGCGAGCGCCGGCAGCTCTTCGGCGAGACCGACGAGGGGGTGCGCAAGAAGGCGGCCGCGCTGCTCCGGGCCGGGCTCCTCCCCATCGTCTGCGTCGGCGAGACCTTGCAGGAGCGCGAGGCGGGCCGGACGCTCGAGGTCGTGTCGCGCCAGGTGCGCGGCGCGCTCGAGGGGCTGGCGGCGGCCGACGTGGCGCGGCTCACGCTCGCCTACGAGCCGGTGTGGGCCATCGGCACCGGCAAGACCGCCACCACCGCCCAGGCGCAGGAGGTCCACGCCGCGGCGCGTCAGCTCCTCCGCCAGCTCTTCGGCGCGGCGGCGGAGGAAGTTCGCATCCAGTACGGCGGTTCCGTCAAGCCGGACAACGCCGCCGAGCTCATGGCGCAGCCCGACGTCGACGGCGCGCTCGTCGGGGGCGCGAGCCTCAAGGCGCCCGATTTCTCGAACATCGTGAAAGGTGCACTCCGTTGA
- a CDS encoding ribbon-helix-helix domain-containing protein, with the protein MDLHAPTNPIESNEALTTSRLEPMLIRLPPPLADQLRELARTTRIRQSDYLREAVADLLAKYRNVQGISAAR; encoded by the coding sequence ATGGACCTGCACGCCCCCACGAACCCGATCGAGTCGAACGAAGCCCTCACCACCTCCCGGCTGGAGCCGATGCTGATCCGGCTCCCGCCCCCGCTGGCCGACCAGCTCCGCGAGCTGGCCCGGACGACGCGCATCCGCCAGTCGGACTACCTGCGCGAGGCGGTGGCCGACCTCCTCGCGAAGTACCGCAACGTCCAGGGCATCAGCGCGGCGCGGTGA
- a CDS encoding inositol-3-phosphate synthase, with product MKPTNKPTIAPAKGRLALLTPGMGAVATTLFAGVEAVKRGLAEPIGSVTQMGRIRLGKRNENRSPLIKELVPIAALEDIRFGGWDVFPDDAYASATHAQVLEQDLLDQLKEPLQAIKPMEAVFAPEYVKRLHGTHVKKAPTKRELGEQLRADIRRFMKDNGCDRAVMLWCASTEVYIEPSAVHGDLASFEKGLQDNDPAIAPSMIYAWAALKEGVPFANGAPNLTIDTPALLQLAKEQGVPVMGKDFKTGQTLMKTTIAPMLKARMLGLEGWFSTNILGNRDGEVLDDPGSFKTKEVSKLSVLEHILQPKLYPELYGHFDHKVTIHYYPPRRDNKEGWDAIDIKGWLGYPMQIKVNFQCRDSILAAPVALDIALFIDLAARSGMKGIQEWMSFFFKSPQHAEGLYPEHDLFIQQTKLKNTLRHLAGEELVTHLGLDYYED from the coding sequence GTGAAGCCCACGAACAAGCCCACCATCGCCCCCGCCAAGGGACGCCTCGCGCTGCTCACGCCGGGGATGGGCGCGGTCGCCACCACCCTCTTCGCCGGCGTCGAGGCGGTGAAGCGCGGCCTCGCCGAGCCCATCGGCTCCGTCACGCAGATGGGCCGCATCCGGCTCGGCAAGCGGAACGAGAACCGCTCGCCGCTCATCAAGGAGCTGGTGCCCATCGCCGCGCTGGAGGACATCCGCTTCGGCGGCTGGGACGTCTTCCCGGACGACGCCTACGCCTCGGCCACGCACGCGCAGGTCCTCGAGCAGGACCTGCTCGATCAGCTCAAGGAGCCGCTCCAGGCCATCAAGCCCATGGAGGCGGTCTTCGCGCCCGAGTACGTGAAGCGGCTCCACGGCACGCACGTGAAGAAGGCGCCCACCAAGCGCGAGCTCGGCGAGCAGCTGCGCGCCGACATCCGCCGCTTCATGAAGGACAACGGCTGCGACCGCGCGGTCATGCTGTGGTGCGCCTCGACCGAGGTCTACATCGAGCCCTCGGCCGTCCACGGCGACCTGGCGAGCTTCGAGAAGGGCCTCCAGGACAACGACCCGGCCATCGCGCCCTCGATGATCTACGCCTGGGCGGCGCTGAAGGAGGGCGTGCCGTTCGCGAACGGCGCCCCGAACCTCACCATCGACACCCCGGCCCTCCTGCAGCTCGCGAAGGAGCAGGGCGTGCCGGTGATGGGCAAGGACTTCAAGACCGGCCAGACGCTCATGAAGACGACCATCGCGCCCATGCTGAAGGCGCGCATGCTCGGCCTCGAGGGCTGGTTCTCGACCAACATCCTCGGCAACCGCGACGGCGAGGTGCTGGACGACCCGGGCAGCTTCAAGACCAAGGAGGTCTCGAAGCTCTCGGTCCTCGAGCACATCCTGCAGCCGAAGCTCTACCCGGAGCTCTACGGCCACTTCGACCACAAGGTCACCATCCACTACTACCCGCCGCGGCGCGACAACAAGGAAGGCTGGGACGCGATCGACATCAAGGGGTGGCTCGGCTACCCGATGCAGATCAAGGTCAACTTCCAGTGCCGCGACTCCATCCTCGCGGCGCCGGTGGCGCTCGACATCGCCCTCTTCATCGACCTGGCGGCGCGCTCGGGGATGAAGGGCATCCAGGAGTGGATGTCGTTCTTCTTCAAGAGCCCGCAGCACGCCGAGGGGCTCTACCCGGAGCACGACCTCTTCATCCAGCAGACGAAGCTCAAGAACACGCTCCGCCACCTGGCCGGCGAGGAGCTCGTGACGCACCTCGGGCTCGACTACTACGAGGACTGA
- the secG gene encoding preprotein translocase subunit SecG — protein sequence MITLVTVVHVIVCVVLILVILLQAGKGGGMGAAFGGGSQTVFGGRGAQTFLGKVTSACAAIFMITSLTLAYHASHTSSVVKPDFAAPARPAGPTGETNVPAPPPLGQTSAPQSPAPAPAK from the coding sequence TTGATCACCCTCGTCACCGTCGTCCACGTCATCGTCTGCGTCGTCCTCATCCTCGTGATCTTGCTGCAGGCCGGGAAGGGCGGCGGCATGGGCGCGGCCTTCGGTGGCGGCTCGCAGACGGTCTTCGGCGGCCGCGGCGCGCAGACCTTCCTCGGCAAGGTGACGAGCGCCTGCGCGGCGATCTTCATGATCACCTCGCTCACGCTCGCCTACCACGCCTCCCACACCAGCTCGGTCGTGAAGCCCGACTTCGCCGCCCCGGCGCGGCCGGCCGGCCCGACCGGCGAGACGAACGTCCCGGCGCCTCCGCCGCTCGGCCAGACGAGCGCTCCGCAGAGCCCGGCGCCCGCGCCCGCGAAGTAG
- a CDS encoding AgmX/PglI C-terminal domain-containing protein: MNDALDTQAATREWLFKDGVQVFGPIPEARLVELLLEGRVGPGTLVANEDGAWRPASEVPGFLVHLRKAEARARVEAEVTGAARLARRRTALQGSALAVVILLLVTLVGVGAFLLATRRWERRSALLDDLGDGIAITSARVGNGARSSAADDEIAIPDLPAGAPAGASAAPKPHAAAAARGARPGAATGSAEGGDLVMAQYDPRRIQAVVARQQGSLAPCLRDEAKRSPEFAGDIPIEFAVGNDGRVAALWIDEPRFKSGPLRECLFARLREWSFDRFPGQRPVVSLSFRISPL; the protein is encoded by the coding sequence ATGAACGACGCTCTCGACACGCAGGCCGCCACCCGCGAGTGGCTCTTCAAGGACGGCGTCCAGGTCTTCGGCCCCATCCCGGAGGCGCGGCTCGTGGAGCTGCTCCTCGAGGGACGCGTCGGCCCGGGCACCCTGGTGGCGAACGAGGATGGGGCCTGGCGGCCCGCGTCCGAGGTGCCGGGGTTCCTCGTCCACCTGCGCAAGGCGGAGGCGCGCGCCCGGGTCGAGGCCGAGGTGACCGGCGCGGCGCGGCTCGCGCGGCGCCGCACGGCGCTGCAGGGCTCGGCGCTCGCGGTGGTGATCCTCCTCCTCGTCACGCTGGTGGGAGTGGGCGCGTTCCTCCTCGCCACGCGGCGGTGGGAGCGGCGCAGCGCGCTGCTCGACGACCTGGGCGACGGCATCGCCATCACCTCCGCGCGCGTCGGCAACGGCGCGCGCTCGAGCGCGGCCGACGACGAGATCGCCATCCCCGACCTGCCCGCCGGCGCGCCGGCCGGCGCCAGCGCGGCCCCGAAGCCTCACGCCGCCGCCGCCGCGCGCGGCGCGCGGCCGGGCGCGGCCACCGGCTCGGCCGAGGGCGGTGACCTCGTCATGGCGCAGTACGACCCGCGCCGGATCCAGGCCGTGGTGGCGCGCCAGCAGGGCTCGCTCGCGCCGTGCCTGCGGGACGAGGCGAAGCGCTCCCCCGAGTTCGCCGGGGACATCCCCATCGAGTTCGCGGTCGGGAACGACGGGCGGGTGGCGGCGCTCTGGATCGACGAGCCGCGCTTCAAGTCGGGCCCGCTGCGCGAGTGCCTCTTCGCGCGGCTGCGGGAGTGGAGCTTCGACCGCTTCCCGGGGCAGCGGCCGGTGGTGTCGCTCTCCTTCCGGATCTCGCCGCTCTAG
- a CDS encoding HesA/MoeB/ThiF family protein, which yields MSLSDDELARYARQLILPGFNATAQEFLRAARVHVVGAGELAGPALVYLAQAGVGALFVDDALDVAAEDPAAWLYRADQVGEPRLFTAMAALRELAPWARVRPYATGADPTAVLVCAPSLGLAREAAERARTAGLPHVVALADGDGGEVVSVPVGAPCYSCGSRPGTGALPRAGVAAALGALGAAELLLILTGLAPARTGRRLDLVLGQPQARATARLPGCACGQGRGV from the coding sequence TTGTCCCTGTCCGACGACGAGCTGGCGCGCTACGCCCGGCAGCTCATCCTCCCCGGCTTCAACGCCACGGCCCAGGAGTTCCTGCGGGCCGCCCGGGTCCACGTGGTCGGCGCGGGCGAGCTGGCCGGCCCCGCCCTCGTCTACCTGGCGCAGGCGGGTGTCGGCGCGCTCTTCGTGGACGACGCGCTCGACGTGGCGGCGGAGGACCCCGCGGCCTGGCTCTACCGCGCCGACCAGGTGGGCGAGCCGCGCCTCTTCACGGCCATGGCCGCGCTGCGCGAGCTGGCGCCCTGGGCGCGGGTCCGCCCGTACGCCACCGGGGCCGATCCGACGGCGGTGCTCGTCTGCGCCCCGTCGCTCGGGCTGGCGCGCGAGGCCGCCGAGCGCGCCCGCACCGCCGGGCTGCCGCACGTGGTGGCGCTCGCCGATGGGGACGGCGGCGAGGTGGTCTCGGTGCCGGTGGGCGCGCCCTGCTACTCCTGCGGCTCCCGGCCCGGCACCGGCGCCCTCCCGCGGGCCGGCGTCGCCGCGGCCCTGGGCGCGCTGGGGGCGGCGGAGCTCCTGCTCATCCTCACCGGGCTCGCCCCGGCGCGGACGGGGCGCCGCCTCGACCTGGTGCTGGGGCAGCCGCAGGCGCGCGCCACCGCGCGCCTCCCGGGCTGCGCCTGCGGGCAGGGGCGGGGAGTCTGA
- a CDS encoding HesA/MoeB/ThiF family protein yields the protein MSTTLADKRALVIGAGGLGGPALLALASAGVGRLVLVDDDAVDPSNLHRQPLFGAADVGARKAEVAARRLGRLFPGVQVEPHDRRFDDASAFELARAADVVVDGSDNFPTKFLASDAAVAAGKPLVHGGVLRYTLQLLTVLPGETGCLRCLFEAPPPEGAVPSCAEAGVLGPLAGFAGSLMGAEAVRVLSGDRGSYAGRLLVYEARAARSRTVPVRRREGCPACRARAAAAAQHLEIDRTPRGGEA from the coding sequence ATGAGCACGACCTTGGCCGACAAGCGGGCGCTGGTGATCGGGGCCGGCGGGCTGGGCGGCCCGGCGCTGCTGGCGCTGGCGAGCGCCGGGGTCGGGCGGCTCGTCCTGGTGGACGACGACGCGGTCGACCCCTCGAACCTCCACCGGCAGCCGCTCTTCGGCGCGGCCGACGTCGGGGCGCGCAAGGCGGAGGTGGCCGCGCGCCGACTCGGGCGGCTCTTCCCGGGCGTCCAGGTGGAGCCGCACGACCGGCGCTTCGACGACGCGAGCGCGTTCGAGCTGGCGCGCGCCGCCGACGTGGTGGTCGACGGCTCGGACAACTTCCCCACCAAGTTCCTCGCCAGCGACGCGGCCGTCGCCGCCGGCAAGCCCCTCGTCCACGGCGGGGTGCTCCGGTACACGCTCCAGCTCCTCACCGTGCTGCCCGGGGAGACGGGGTGCCTGCGCTGCCTCTTCGAGGCGCCGCCGCCCGAGGGCGCCGTCCCGAGCTGCGCCGAGGCCGGCGTGCTCGGGCCGCTGGCCGGCTTCGCCGGCTCGCTCATGGGCGCCGAGGCGGTGCGCGTGCTCTCGGGGGACCGCGGCAGCTACGCGGGGCGGCTCCTCGTGTACGAGGCGCGCGCCGCGCGATCGCGGACGGTCCCGGTGCGGCGGCGCGAGGGGTGCCCGGCCTGCCGCGCCCGCGCCGCCGCCGCGGCCCAGCACCTCGAGATCGACCGCACGCCGCGCGGGGGCGAGGCGTGA
- the cysC gene encoding adenylyl-sulfate kinase, which produces MDPQAQTGFILWITGMNGTGKSSLARFVHQRLSLIGRRAELVDADDRAELLTAGLGPSKDDRDLAVKRVGHVAKMLARNGVVAVCAALSPYREPREALRRESRRFVEVFVDCPMEALLGRDPIYKKAMAGEVKNVPGVDDPYEPPSHAEVTVHSDQERTEAAALRIFQALVDLKYLAPAEFGRLTGGQRPKRARPAGRGKAAGQGAGKPRARPKAAGRPSARQATKKAAARAPAPRRQRKR; this is translated from the coding sequence ATGGACCCGCAGGCGCAGACCGGATTCATCCTGTGGATCACCGGCATGAACGGGACGGGCAAGAGCTCGCTCGCCCGCTTCGTGCACCAGCGGCTGTCCCTCATCGGCCGTCGCGCCGAGCTCGTCGATGCGGACGACCGCGCCGAGCTGCTCACCGCCGGCCTCGGCCCGAGCAAGGACGACCGCGACCTGGCCGTGAAGCGGGTGGGGCACGTGGCGAAGATGCTGGCCCGCAACGGGGTGGTGGCGGTCTGCGCGGCCCTGTCCCCTTACCGCGAGCCGCGCGAGGCGCTGCGCCGCGAGTCCCGGCGCTTCGTCGAGGTCTTCGTCGACTGCCCGATGGAGGCGCTCCTCGGGCGCGACCCCATCTACAAGAAGGCGATGGCGGGCGAGGTGAAGAACGTGCCCGGGGTGGACGACCCCTACGAGCCGCCCAGCCACGCCGAGGTCACGGTCCACTCGGACCAGGAGCGCACGGAGGCCGCGGCGCTCCGCATCTTCCAGGCGCTGGTGGACCTCAAGTACCTCGCGCCCGCGGAGTTCGGGCGCCTCACCGGCGGGCAGCGCCCGAAGCGCGCGCGCCCGGCGGGGCGGGGCAAGGCCGCCGGCCAGGGAGCTGGCAAGCCCCGCGCCCGGCCCAAGGCCGCCGGCCGTCCCAGCGCCCGCCAGGCCACGAAGAAGGCGGCCGCCCGCGCCCCCGCTCCGCGGCGGCAGCGCAAGCGGTAG
- the clpX gene encoding ATP-dependent Clp protease ATP-binding subunit ClpX — MSRKEQHHHGNLSCSFCGKGQREVRKLIAGPTVYICDECIRLCNDIIAEEAERDEGRPAVSLPTPAEIKTFLDDYVVGQDRAKKVLSVAVYNHYKRVYSKKPARPARPGQTRAGAEDVELQKSNILLIGPTGSGKTLLAQSLARFLNVPFTIADATSLTEAGYVGEDVENIIQNLLHNADYDVEKAARGIVYIDEIDKIARKGDTPSPTRDVGGEGVQQALLKIIEGTRANVTPRGGKKYNQQEYIQVDTSNVLFIVGGAFCGIEQAIRRRVGVRGLGFGARIERKEEYSLGELLAKVEPADLVKFGMIPEFVGRVPIVATLSDLGEEDLVTILTQPKNALTKQYVKLFDMEKVKLSFTREALRACAREAMRRKSGARGLRAILEQAMLDIMYDVPYREGVKECKITEGVILNKEPPLLSFEKEKKLA; from the coding sequence GTGAGCCGCAAAGAGCAGCATCACCATGGAAATCTGAGCTGCTCCTTCTGCGGGAAGGGTCAGCGCGAGGTGCGCAAGCTCATCGCGGGCCCGACGGTCTACATCTGCGACGAGTGCATCCGCCTCTGCAACGACATCATCGCGGAGGAGGCGGAGCGCGACGAGGGCCGCCCAGCCGTCTCGCTGCCGACGCCCGCCGAGATCAAGACCTTCCTCGACGACTACGTGGTCGGCCAGGACCGCGCCAAGAAGGTCCTCTCGGTCGCGGTCTACAACCACTACAAGCGCGTCTACTCGAAGAAGCCGGCCCGCCCGGCCCGGCCCGGCCAGACCCGCGCCGGCGCCGAGGACGTCGAGCTGCAGAAGTCGAACATCCTGCTCATCGGCCCCACCGGCTCCGGCAAGACGCTGCTGGCGCAGTCGCTGGCGCGCTTCCTCAACGTGCCCTTCACCATCGCCGACGCGACCAGCCTCACCGAGGCCGGCTACGTGGGCGAGGACGTCGAGAACATCATCCAGAACCTGCTCCACAACGCCGACTACGACGTGGAGAAGGCCGCCCGCGGCATCGTCTACATCGACGAGATCGACAAGATCGCCCGCAAGGGCGACACCCCGTCGCCCACGCGCGACGTCGGCGGGGAGGGCGTCCAGCAGGCGCTGCTCAAGATCATCGAGGGCACGCGCGCCAACGTCACCCCGCGCGGCGGCAAGAAGTACAACCAGCAGGAGTACATCCAGGTCGACACCTCCAACGTCCTCTTCATCGTGGGCGGGGCGTTCTGCGGCATCGAGCAGGCCATCCGCCGGCGGGTGGGCGTGCGCGGGCTCGGCTTCGGGGCGCGCATCGAGCGCAAGGAGGAGTACTCCCTCGGCGAGCTGCTCGCGAAGGTCGAGCCGGCCGACCTGGTCAAGTTCGGGATGATCCCCGAGTTCGTCGGGCGCGTGCCCATCGTGGCGACGCTCTCCGACCTCGGCGAGGAGGACCTCGTCACCATCCTCACCCAGCCGAAGAACGCGCTCACGAAGCAGTACGTGAAGCTCTTCGACATGGAGAAGGTGAAGCTCTCCTTCACCCGCGAGGCGCTGCGCGCCTGCGCCCGCGAGGCGATGCGGCGCAAGTCCGGCGCCCGCGGCCTGCGCGCCATCCTCGAGCAGGCGATGCTCGACATCATGTACGACGTCCCGTACCGGGAGGGCGTGAAGGAGTGCAAGATCACGGAGGGCGTCATCCTGAACAAGGAGCCGCCGCTCCTCTCCTTCGAGAAGGAGAAGAAGCTCGCTTGA
- a CDS encoding sulfurtransferase TusA family protein, with protein MSAPAAARVDVRDVACPLTWVRTHLALSRVAVGEAVEVLLLAGEPLESVPRTAEEEGHRVVAREPCPEAGEGAWRLLLVKGEPPPRDAWTP; from the coding sequence GTGAGCGCTCCCGCCGCGGCGCGGGTGGACGTGCGGGACGTGGCCTGCCCGCTCACCTGGGTCCGCACCCACCTCGCGCTCTCGCGCGTGGCGGTGGGCGAGGCGGTCGAGGTGCTCCTCCTCGCCGGCGAGCCGCTCGAGAGCGTCCCGCGCACCGCCGAGGAGGAGGGGCACCGCGTCGTCGCGCGCGAGCCGTGCCCGGAGGCGGGGGAGGGCGCCTGGCGGCTCCTGCTGGTGAAGGGCGAACCGCCGCCGCGCGACGCGTGGACCCCGTGA
- a CDS encoding Mov34/MPN/PAD-1 family protein — MAEVARLAEGQPGREVCGFVVRRGAGAVEVLEVANVAAPDRAAAAFELDPAEELRLLQRLAAEGGEVLAIFHSHLDAPAIPSPSDVAGAFGDGVPLWPGVEHVIVSVRAGRAAEVRRYRAVQGALVPAGAPEPNCA; from the coding sequence CTGGCCGAGGTGGCGCGCCTCGCCGAGGGGCAGCCCGGCCGGGAGGTGTGCGGGTTCGTGGTGCGGCGGGGCGCCGGCGCGGTGGAGGTCCTCGAGGTCGCGAACGTCGCGGCGCCGGACCGGGCGGCCGCGGCGTTCGAGCTCGACCCCGCGGAGGAGCTGAGGCTCCTCCAGCGGCTGGCCGCCGAGGGGGGCGAGGTGCTGGCCATTTTCCACTCGCACCTCGACGCCCCCGCGATCCCCTCGCCGAGCGACGTGGCCGGGGCCTTCGGGGACGGGGTGCCCCTGTGGCCGGGCGTCGAGCACGTCATCGTCTCGGTGCGGGCCGGCCGGGCGGCCGAGGTGCGGCGATATCGCGCGGTCCAGGGGGCGCTGGTGCCCGCCGGCGCGCCCGAGCCGAACTGTGCGTGA
- a CDS encoding tRNA pseudouridine synthase A, translating to MEKRRYALRLAYEGDAFRGWQRQPGMITVQGCLQEALSHLAGEVRLDAAARTDAGVHALDQVVTFSARAALDPARLRAEVNARTPGGLTCLEAAVAPPGFHARASARSRTYVYLVGWPPPPELARFAWALPDARAFPDRPAQRLDPARAADALARAVGEHDFAGLARPGEQTARRDRDPRATVRTVTRAEVVTAAERPLAAFVVEGHGFLRAMVRNLVGMAVAAGVGAERPERVSQLLAAPSVRYRGVRAPGWGLTLVRVAYPRSPFQPGAAFTAPR from the coding sequence ATGGAAAAGCGCCGCTACGCGCTGCGCCTCGCCTACGAAGGCGACGCCTTCCGCGGCTGGCAGCGCCAACCTGGGATGATCACGGTGCAAGGGTGCCTGCAGGAGGCGCTCTCCCACCTCGCGGGCGAGGTGCGCCTCGACGCGGCCGCCCGCACCGACGCCGGCGTCCACGCGCTCGACCAGGTGGTGACCTTCAGCGCCCGCGCGGCGCTCGACCCGGCGCGCCTCCGCGCCGAGGTGAATGCGCGCACGCCGGGCGGGCTCACCTGCCTCGAGGCGGCGGTCGCGCCGCCGGGATTCCACGCGCGCGCCTCCGCCCGGAGTCGCACCTACGTCTACCTGGTCGGCTGGCCGCCGCCGCCGGAGCTGGCGCGCTTCGCCTGGGCGCTGCCCGACGCGCGGGCCTTCCCGGACAGGCCGGCGCAGCGGCTCGACCCGGCGCGGGCGGCCGACGCGCTGGCGAGGGCCGTGGGCGAGCACGACTTCGCCGGGCTGGCGCGGCCGGGGGAGCAGACCGCGCGGCGCGATCGCGACCCGCGCGCGACGGTGCGGACGGTGACCCGGGCGGAGGTGGTGACCGCGGCGGAGCGGCCGCTCGCCGCCTTCGTGGTCGAGGGGCACGGCTTCCTGCGGGCGATGGTCCGCAACCTGGTCGGGATGGCGGTCGCGGCGGGGGTGGGCGCCGAGCGGCCGGAACGCGTCTCCCAGCTGCTGGCCGCGCCCTCCGTCCGCTACCGGGGGGTGCGGGCGCCAGGCTGGGGGCTCACGCTCGTACGGGTCGCGTACCCGCGGAGCCCCTTCCAGCCGGGCGCGGCCTTCACCGCGCCGCGCTGA